CGACCTAAATGAAAGTCCTGATCACTGTGGTGAATTAGTAGTGTCCAGTGTACTCTTGCATGCAGCTTTCCGTCTCATTGAAATGAGAACCTCCAACTTTTTCATCTGTATTCTCTCCGAAGTGATGAACGCGCTTGTTTCTTAATATCAGTAATTTGAAGAGAGATACAAGTGATTTAACTGAAAAGTTCCTTTTCGTAGTGTTCTGTTTATGCCGATGTAAGCAATGTATGTTAAGCGATACCAAGTCCCCCTTGTTCTCAATTTCAAACAACAAATTTGGGCAAGGCAAACGAGATGGTAACCGAACTACAGTTGATGCAGCAGAATGTGCAGATTTTAGTCAGCATGTGTTGCCGTATGACTTTAGGAGACAGGATTTGTCTAGCTTCTTAGACACAGATTCGTGAATAGGAGGAGCAGATGGAGATTCCAGTATTCCTAATTGTGAAGCCGATGGCCGGTGTGAAACTGGACCGTTGAACGCGTTGTGCGGCAGCTCGGGGACTGAGTCCTCGAGCTGGAGGAACCTGATCACTTGCCCCGCCTTTGGCCTTCTCGCGGGGTCAGGGTGCACGCACCACAGCCCCACCCTCATCAGGCACTCCATTTCCTCCCTCTGGAACCCTGAGCCCAAGGCCTCGTCAGCCGCGCCGAGGATGTTGCTGGCGAGGTAGAGTTCCCAGACCCACTTGTGCAACGCGATCCAGACCTCTCCGTCCTTATAGCCCCTCCGGCCGCACGCAATCTCCAGGGCCACCACGCCGAAGCTGAACATGTCGGACTCCTTCGTGGCCTTCCCACTAATGAAGTACTCTGGCGCCAGGTACCCGCAAGTCCCAACCACGTCTGTTGTCTGAGACCTGATCTGGGGGTCAATGAGCTTGGCCACTCCGAAGTCGCCGAGCTTGGTTGTGAAGTTGGTGTCGAGCAGCACGTTGGCTGCCTTTATGTCCCGGTGGAGAACCCATTGCTCGAGCTCCTCGTGGAGGTAGTTAAGGGCGGATGCCAGGCCAAGCGCCACGCCGTATCGCACAGCCCACGGCAGGCTTCTCCGGGGCCCAAAGAGGTGGTGGTCGAGGCTGCCATTGGGCATGTACTCGTAGACGAGCAAGAACTCACCTTCCTCTTGACACCACCCAACAAACGGCACCAGGTTTCTGTGTATTGTTCGGCTTATGATCTTCACCTCGTTGACAAAGACCTTCTCGGAGTGTCGGGACTCCGCAAAGATCCTTTTGACGGCGACCAGGCGGTTCAAATGGCTCAAGAACCCTTTATAGACTTGGGCAGACCCGCCTCGGCCCAGCCTTCTATCGTCTGCGAAGCCATTGGTCGCCGCAAGCAACTCCTGATAAGTGAACTTCGTAGGCAATGCGCCAATCTCTTTATCTATGTTGGTAAGGGCGATATAACCATGCTTTTCCGTCCTCTTGACGGCCAAAAAGCAAGACCTTGCGGAGATCGCCAGTAAAAAACATGCCGCGGGAACAACGACCAGTATCCATAACCGGCGAGGTTTATCTCCGTCGTCCAAATCCGAAGTGAACTCCCATGAATTGACGCTGTGTCTCTCTGGATGTTCGCCGATAGAAGCTGAGAACCCGATCGCTGCAGATTCAGGAAGGACTCTTGCCAGATCAACAAGGCAAGAAAGCGAGTGATTGGCCTTATAGTGGGAAGGCGGTTTGCCGTAGAACGACCAGAACACGCTGAGGTTCTTGCTCGCAGAATTGTAGGTCACGTTAACATTGACCGCTTTCCCGCTTTGCGATACTGGATCCCAGGGGGCAAGAACGACCGACGACAGCGAGTTCTGATTGATTCCTATATGATACCAATGGGGATCAAACTCCCAGTTCATATAGGTGTCGAACTCGACCATGACAATCTGGTTCCGAGGCCCCTCATTAGCTGTGCTACCGTTGAACAATCCCAGGAATCCGCCGGCTGAGTTGGGCGGGATCGAGATCCCCGCGGGAGCGAGGAAGAAAGCGATGCCATCACTGAACTGAGCAGAGCCGTCAGTCTCGATGGTGAACGAGAAACAGGTTGAGAAGTTCGCTTGGTGCCCCGTGACAGGATCCCATATGCGGACGGGCTTGGCGTACTTAATCCGCCCCACCTGGTAGCGATGCTCAGGATGGAGGCGGGTGAGATCGACATGTCCATACGTGACCTCCGAAACTCCCTCGTACAATATGTCCCCCCTCTCTGTGTCGAAGCTGCTTATGTTGAAGTAGAGAGGGGCAACACAGGGGATCGAAGGAAAGCAGACAAGGCAGAACAAGAACAAGCGAGCTTGCAAAGAAAGAGAACGGGGAGTCGCGCGCGGCATACTTAAGACGGGCTTTGGTGGGAATTGGATCACCGACACTGCGAGATCTATATGTTACATTAGGGAGCTTTAAAATGAACCCGAGCGTACCCAATGGCTTACCGGACACGGCGAGCAATCATAGATCAAGCAGCTTCTATGATAGTTCCTTGTTTTCTGCTACAGTCAGATGGAATAGGTTATTAGACTTCTGGTGAGTACCATTGCTATCTTCCGAACACGAAATGTCAACACGGTTTTCCCTATCGCTCCAGCTATTGCGCAATTGGTGGAAAAATTTGCGAGTGTTTGGAAGAGCCTTGGACAAAGACCATGGAGATGGAAACTGACCGATCGATAGTGACTGGCTGCCGGTGATATGAAGCTAGAGAACGAGCCAGCTGGCTTTGCTGGGGGAGCTTGTGTGGTTCACCATTTTTACAGACATTATCAAACCACTCAAAGTCTCTGTCCACAATTGTGGAGGAAAGGAGAGCAAGCTTTGGTTAAATGAAGAGACTTAAATGAGGGTTGAGAGTCCATTGCTCGAAAGccattgattatgatgatgaaAAAACTTCGAACACTACCTATCGAATTATCTTATTCGTCAACCATGTTTGCCAAATCTTTCCTACAGGTTGTATTTGAGAACTACTTTCACATTGTCGAAGCACAAGAGCCATAGTGAAGTTCAATCAAACTCTTGTAGACCCTCATTTCACAGCTTGTCCAGCCCATCGAGAACATTACAGGCCTATTTGGTTCTTGAGATAGTTTCATTCGATGAAACTATGTCGTAGGTAGTATTTTGAAAGTTCACATGGATGCAGAATCTTGTGTGATGCGGCAAGATAGAaacattttgcaaaatcttggtCTTAAGAATCCaagataaaaaaatgttatgcaattGACATaatgagatagctagtataagcacctagaggggggtgaataggtgtaaaaatatttgcttgggataagagagcaatactaagcagacaatagataggaagttctcctttcgttaacaaggcaaattatgatcaaagtaaagcagagagtagggaagagaaaatgaacacataaatcatagtggttcggcttattctaagcctacgtccactcttccgcactgatagcccaccggctggatttcactatgaacaaaaaagatgttacagcaatgctctctcttgattccacagtgtagatactctatcacacttcctcaaggtttctcagtAATAttaactctcttttgtgtacaagattttgctcgagaaaatgaattgactaagaacaaagaacttcagactttggaattcttctatcgcgcacacactcgaacaattggaacgtcttccttttatactcctttatgccatcatacccattggcacttaccaaaatgaattcttccaatcttctcgttgaacagaatcaattaggaagatcattcgagctatttaaggaacatgtcgatagcccatcaatcctgctcgcccatacaatcaggatcttggtttccataagtagaaccttccaagtatacttcgccaatcatcggatcctcaatctttgaatcaataaaggattacgttatgtcatatccagccaagagatcttctccagtcaataaggtcaaatccttaacgaaacatctagTCTGGATAACCCTTCTTCTGACGGATTAGAaagctgtcaatgagaatagactttgagtcttgagtatgGCAGTCGGAGGTCTtggactttaaatagtagagtctgcaaatctttagactagactgatagaaacgttttgtcagcttcaaaatactctaagaagatttctccaacaatctccccctttttgatggtgacaaaacttttctacagatttggataactttgacctgcaaaaacattactcaagcaaatatggatatcttataaagataaatggcttattaATAACACTAgaaacactagaatctgcaaccacagaaaataggttagtcttgcatataagtaaagccatccataagatatcaatagtacttaatataagcagtcaatcCAAAATCCCAAATCTAGTTCACAgccagacacaaaagtcaagtcaaacatcaaaacaaatagttcaagaaaaaaaaacaaggtttcaaggttcaaagttcaaatcacatctctccccctttttgtcatcataaaaaaggttgagatggaattaagaatgcttgggaatacgaacaagttggaaatctcccattgttggacaatgccttccagctttgtcAAATCTTCCTTGGTTAAGTCACCTCTTCactcttagcatttgcttgaatgaAGAGTAAgagcttggatttgatcattcaaagaaactgaagaagcttgactcgcattctgcaaattctgtacttcgcatcccGAACATATATCGACCCCGCATTTCTAAGAGAACATCcagaattctgcgaaaatctgctgaattatcagtctacGTACTAGCTTCTGCACGATCGGATGGAGTAAAGGCAAACGATGACAAATCAGCATAGCCACGCAGATtaggcgatgaaacatcatgtccctcctcaggaaattgagaagcatagatGTCTTACGGATCTGTGGAGAGCGGGCGACTCCTTCACTTGGTAgcgaggatatgaggacattcctcttttctcacgatctcccctgtttccatgccttcaggtggagaagaatgttcctcatgctctctttcctcttgatcttctctttcctattcttcttcttcttcaattctttcctcctttgcatctctttcttcagcttctctctcctctgtttctttctcttacgcttccaaatcttctctttctccagtcctgCATTACGAGTCTTTCTTTTGTCGTtccgttgattctggaacagaacgactcagattcttcaatgccattgcagtaatggtgatgtcttcctcatcttcttcatcctcaacaatgagagctcttcttttcttggatggagcaatcatgggctccttcccttttctttttgatgccgaagagatttgatgagatttgacaggggttttctccttgaatttctccaacgccttgttgagttccttcagacgcattttagactccattttcagtcccactaccatttgatcacaagatcgaacacagagaatccagggaggctgaacattcaaatgtctgaataactttgttacaagagctggataaggaagttgacccttgtcatTCAcaattgctctatacatgtggaatataatagtatgaggaagagagaacttttttccagcattgatggcatacattagctttgcctctgagtttgaaacatcagtttttgaagtagattttggcctgaggcaattgattacaatcttgtgaagcagaatgttgaacgcactcatcctcgagtaggaaatctttccctctatccttctatccttaacaagttccaacgtagcacgagcaatagagacattgataggttaatatctccctc
This region of Eucalyptus grandis isolate ANBG69807.140 chromosome 8, ASM1654582v1, whole genome shotgun sequence genomic DNA includes:
- the LOC120286632 gene encoding L-type lectin-domain containing receptor kinase IX.1-like; this encodes MPRATPRSLSLQARLFLFCLVCFPSIPCVAPLYFNISSFDTERGDILYEGVSEVTYGHVDLTRLHPEHRYQVGRIKYAKPVRIWDPVTGHQANFSTCFSFTIETDGSAQFSDGIAFFLAPAGISIPPNSAGGFLGLFNGSTANEGPRNQIVMVEFDTYMNWEFDPHWYHIGINQNSLSSVVLAPWDPVSQSGKAVNVNVTYNSASKNLSVFWSFYGKPPSHYKANHSLSCLVDLARVLPESAAIGFSASIGEHPERHSVNSWEFTSDLDDGDKPRRLWILVVVPAACFLLAISARSCFLAVKRTEKHGYIALTNIDKEIGALPTKFTYQELLAATNGFADDRRLGRGGSAQVYKGFLSHLNRLVAVKRIFAESRHSEKVFVNEVKIISRTIHRNLVPFVGWCQEEGEFLLVYEYMPNGSLDHHLFGPRRSLPWAVRYGVALGLASALNYLHEELEQWVLHRDIKAANVLLDTNFTTKLGDFGVAKLIDPQIRSQTTDVVGTCGYLAPEYFISGKATKESDMFSFGVVALEIACGRRGYKDGEVWIALHKWVWELYLASNILGAADEALGSGFQREEMECLMRVGLWCVHPDPARRPKAGQVIRFLQLEDSVPELPHNAFNGPVSHRPSASQLGILESPSAPPIHESVSKKLDKSCLLKSYGNTC